A window of the Dictyostelium discoideum AX4 chromosome 4 chromosome, whole genome shotgun sequence genome harbors these coding sequences:
- the eIF3s2 gene encoding WD40 repeat-containing protein (Similar to eIF3), whose amino-acid sequence MRPISLRLHERPITQVLFNREGDLLFVAAKDKLVSLWYTTNGERIGSYQCGGVVYSIDVSQDSKYLITASADAKARVWDVSSGRQLDSTDFEVSARSIEFSQGDKQILVVTDQVMGCQAKIHVFDFDKDEVRKLNKSYTLPSPQCKITQATWGPLNKTIFASCEDGAVRIYCTEKRELIKTILDHNKLVTRIEWTKHRIMFMTCSKDGTAKLYDTKTLKLLRTFDTGRPINAAGISPLKPHVILGGGQSAESVTTTKVDASQFKVRFFHIVYGEELGGLIGHIGPVHSICFTPDGKTFATGGEEGLVQVNHLDESYFEFDDDLVYNPPVQH is encoded by the exons ATG AGACCAATTTCACTCCGTCTTCATGAAAGACCAATCACCCAAGTTCTTTTCAATCGTGAAGGTGATCTCCTTTTCGTTGCAGCCAAAGATAAACTCGTTTCATTATGGTACACTACAAATGGTGAAAGAATCGGTTCATATCAATGTGGTGGTGTAGTTTATTCAATTGATGTTTCAC AGGattctaaatatttaattacaGCATCAGCAGACGCCAAAGCAAGAGTTTGGGATGTCTCAAGTGGTAGACAATTAGATTCAACTGATTTTGAAGTATCAGCTcgttcaattgaattttcacAAGGCGACAAACAAATTTTAGTTGTCACTGATCAAGTTATGGGTTGTCAAGCTAAAATCCATGTTTTCGATTTTGATAAAGATGAAGTTAGAAAAC TCAATAAATCTTACACATTACCATCACCACAATGTAAAATCACCCAAGCTACTTGGGGtccattaaataaaactatttttgCTTCATGTGAAGATGGTGCCGTTCGTATTTATTGCACAGAG AAAAGAGAACTCATTAAAACTATCCTTGATCACAACAAATTAGTCACAAGAATTGAATGGACTAAACATAGAATTATGTTTATGACTTGTTCAAAAGATGGTACTGCTAAA ttatatgACACAAAAACATTAAAACTCTTAAGAACTTTCGATACTGGTCGTCCAATTAATGCAGCTGGTATTTCACCACTTAAACCACACGTTATTCTTGGTGGTGGTCAATCAGCTGAATCTGTAACCACAACCAAAGTAGATGCCTCTCAATTCAAAGTTAGATTTTTCCATATTGTTTATGGTGAAGAATTAGGTGGTTTAATTGGTCATATTGGTCCAGTTCACTCAATTTGTTTCACTCCAGATGGTAAAAC atttgCAACTGGTGGTGAAGAAGGTCTTGTTCAAGTTAATCATTTGGATGAATCATATTTCGAATTTGATGACGATTTAGTTTATAACCCACCAGTTCaacattaa